Below is a window of Agrobacterium sp. RAC06 DNA.
TGTATCTGTGTGGCTATCATGCCAACCAGAGCGCGCTCGCGCCGGACAAGTATCTGACCGGAGCGGAGTGGAACTGGGCCAAGGTCTACACCGACATGGTCAAGACCACGCTTGCGGGCGGCACGATCGACAACTTTGTCCGCGGAGGACTGGCAGACGGCTTCATCAAGATGAGCCCGCTCGGACCGGCCGTCAGTGAGGAGGCGCGCACCCGCTTCGAGGCAGTCCAGGGTGAGATCATGAAGGGCGGCTTCGCGGCGATCACCGGGCCCCTCAAGGACAACAAGGGCAATGTGGTGGCAACCGCCGGGCAGGCTCTGGTTGAGACCGATGTTGCGCTTGAGAGCATGAACTACCTCGTGGAAGGCGTCGTCGGCTCCACCTCATGACAGAACAGCGCGAACAGGAGGCCAGTTCATGAGCCTGCAGGTCGATCAGATGGCGCCACTTGACCGACGGACCGGCTTCCTGAACGAGGCCGGTGCCCGCCGTATCGAAGCGGTCCTTCTGCCCATGGCAGCCCTGCTTGCGGGAATGCTGGCCTTCGCAATCTTCCTTCTTCTGCTAGGCAAGTCACCGGTCGAATTCTATGGGCTTGTCTTGAAGGCGGGCTTCGGCACCGCCTTCTCCTGGACGAACACCCTGACGCGCGCAGCACCGCTGCTTCTGGCAGCGCTCTGCGTTGCACTGCCGGCCCGCCTCGGGCTCGTCATCATCGGTGGCGAGGGCGCGATCGTGCTTGGGGGCGTCGCGGCAGGCGCCGTCGCCATGCTGATGCCGGGCCTTCCGGCTGTTATCGGCATCACCCTCATGGCGGTTGCCGGCATGGCGGTCGGCGGCTTCTGGATTGGCACGGTCGGTGCACTTCGCCACCTGCGCGGTGTGAATGAGACGATCTCAAGCCTGCTGATGGCCTATATCGCAATTGCCCTGATGAACCACCTGATCGAGGGCCCCTTTCGTGATCCAGCAAGCCTCAACAAGCCTTCCACTGCACCGCTGCCCGAAACCTGGCAGATCGGCGAGATGCCAGGCATCGGCGTCCACTGGGGGCTTGCCCTTGGCATTCTCGCCTGTATCCTCGCCTGGATACTGATTGAGCGGACCACCATCGGATTTGCGGCACGCATCGTTGGAGGCAACGTCCGTGCGGCAGAAATCCAGGGGCTTCCGGCGGGCACTCTCGCCATCGGCTTCACGGCGCTTGGCGGCGCCTTCGCAGGGCTGGCCGGCATGATCGAGGTCGCAGCGATCCACGGCTCGGCCAATGCCTCGCTTGCGGCGGGCTACGGCTATACGGGCATCCTCATTGCCTTTCTCGCCCGCCACAACGGGCTCGCCATCATCCCGGCCGCCATTCTGTTTGCCGGCATCGAGGCGTCGAGTGGTCTCATACAGAGACGGATGGATTTGCCGGATGCGACTGTACTGGTCCTTGAGGGCATGGTCTTCATCGCCATCCTCTTGACTGACACGCTGCAGGGTCGCGTCCGCTTCCTCACTTTCCTCGAAAGGAGGCAGACATGACTGACGATATCGGCCTGTGGGGCGTGCCTCTTGCAATCCTTGGCGGCGCGATCCGTGTCTCCACGCCGTTCATATTCGTCTCCATCGGCGAGTGCCTGACGGAACGATCGGGGCGTATCAATCTTGGACTCGAGGGCACTCTGGTCTTCGGCGCCATGAGTGGATATGCGGTCGCCTATCACACGGGATCGCCCTGGCTCGGCACCTTGGCCGCCGCCTTCTCCGGCCTGCTCTTCGGCCTTCTGCATGGCTGGCTTTGCCGCCTGCCGCGCGTCAACGACATCGCCATCGGCATCGCGCTGATGATCTTCGGCACGGGCCTCGCCT
It encodes the following:
- a CDS encoding ABC transporter permease, whose translation is MSLQVDQMAPLDRRTGFLNEAGARRIEAVLLPMAALLAGMLAFAIFLLLLGKSPVEFYGLVLKAGFGTAFSWTNTLTRAAPLLLAALCVALPARLGLVIIGGEGAIVLGGVAAGAVAMLMPGLPAVIGITLMAVAGMAVGGFWIGTVGALRHLRGVNETISSLLMAYIAIALMNHLIEGPFRDPASLNKPSTAPLPETWQIGEMPGIGVHWGLALGILACILAWILIERTTIGFAARIVGGNVRAAEIQGLPAGTLAIGFTALGGAFAGLAGMIEVAAIHGSANASLAAGYGYTGILIAFLARHNGLAIIPAAILFAGIEASSGLIQRRMDLPDATVLVLEGMVFIAILLTDTLQGRVRFLTFLERRQT